The sequence CGCTTTGCACCGGCGTGACGCTTTGTCGCGATTTCTCCTCGTTATTCGATTATCTTCGGCACCTGGAAAAAACCGCCGCGCGTCTCCGGCGCATTGGCAAGCGACTGCTCCGGGGGAAGGGACTCTCCGACGACGTCCGTCCGGAAGGCGTTCTTGCGCAGAGTCGCGTTGGCCAGCGGCGTCACCCCGGCCGTATCCACCTCGGAGAGCTTATCCATATAACTGAGGATATCGTTCATCTGGGCGGTGAATTTTTCCGTTTCCTCTTCCTTGAATTCGAGCCTTGCCAAATGGGCCACCCAGGCGACTTGATCCTTGCTAATTTTGATATTATCCAATTAAATCACCTCGTTTTTCAATTATCCAACGGCGAAACCGCGCCGCCAACTTACCCATATAATGTTCGGGAGTAATATTTCTTTCAGCCGTGAAAATCAAGCCGTTTTTACCGCATGGTGTCCAAACGGGTCAGGTTTTAAAATAATTTTTATTCGGGCGAGCTACATCAATACCTCGGCGGCAAAGATGCACACGGCAGCGTCAAGTTTTTCATTTTCTGTTAGAGATATTTAAGCAATTAAAGCCACCCCGCCGGCAGGCCTTCGGCCAGATTGTGAGAAATGGCCTCGGAGGCGATCAGGCGATGAGCACGCGCATCGAAGGTGAGCCAGATGCCTCCCAACTGGCGGGCAAGCGCCGCGTAACACGCGTCGTAACCGGTGAGCCCGTCCGCCACGAAGTTTGCCGCATCGCTGGCCAGTTGCTCGGTCATTGGCTGCCGGAGGACTCCCCCCTGAATCATCGGCAGAACGCCCTCAACGAAAACTTCACGCCCGCGGGGATGAATGCGACAAAGAACGGAAAACACCTCAAAACAGAACAGTTCCGGAATCGCAAAAAATTCCGGCTGATCGATCCAGCGCTCCAATACGGCATCGGCAGGGGAATTGCGCTCTTCTGCAAGAAACCACTTCACGGTAACGGAGGCG comes from Syntrophobacterales bacterium and encodes:
- the gatC gene encoding Asp-tRNA(Asn)/Glu-tRNA(Gln) amidotransferase subunit GatC — protein: MKISKDQVAWVAHLARLEFKEEETEKFTAQMNDILSYMDKLSEVDTAGVTPLANATLRKNAFRTDVVGESLPPEQSLANAPETRGGFFQVPKIIE
- a CDS encoding type II toxin-antitoxin system VapC family toxin, which encodes MIWIVDASVTVKWFLAEERNSPADAVLERWIDQPEFFAIPELFCFEVFSVLCRIHPRGREVFVEGVLPMIQGGVLRQPMTEQLASDAANFVADGLTGYDACYAALARQLGGIWLTFDARAHRLIASEAISHNLAEGLPAGWL